The following nucleotide sequence is from Saimiri boliviensis isolate mSaiBol1 chromosome 6, mSaiBol1.pri, whole genome shotgun sequence.
AGCTTATTTCCTAAGATTTGTCTTAAaggtttcagaatttttaaatcacagaaactATACGCATGGGCATGTATCTACCCAGTTCAAGCCTCTAGCTCCAACGGCTAGGCTTTCAGCCCGCCATGAATTCTCCAAGCAACGTTCTCAGAAATTCCACCTAGCAGGTGCTGTGCCTGGCAATCTGGTTTGGAAAGGGGCATTTGGTTGACGGGGCTGAAGAATCTGAAGTTTATTTACCTATCtctgggggaaggggagaggatgTGGCATGCCGACTGAGGATATAAGAAGCTAAAGTACTCCCCCACTGACTCCGACAAGACAGGACACATCCCAAAGTTGTTTTGACTCTCCCATACCGTCTCCAAGGTTTGGACTGGTCCCGAAACCTGATCACCGCAGGGGTGGGCTTTCTGATGGCCCCACGCGCGTGGCGGACACCAACACCTGCCTATAGGAAATCGAGGGCTGCGGGCAGTGGCCGGTGTCAAATTGGCGCTtctgggaggggcggggcgggggaggggcgaggACGCTTGGAGAAGCGTCCTCAGTTGCCATGGAAACGGGACCTGGTGAAGAACCTAGCGGCCAAAAGGAGTCCCAGGAAATCTGCTCCCCGGGATTACTGGTATTTGCCGGCTCCTCAGAACAAGATGCCAACTTGGCTAAGCAGTTCTGGATCTCGGCATCGATGTATCCCCCTAGCGAATCTCAGCTGATGCTGCGCAGAGACAGCAGTCAGCGTCTGCCGGTGGCCAGGCCCCGGAGGAGCAGAGTGTCTGGTGAGTACAGCAGCGGCCTCCTGTCTTACCTGCCTCCACCGTAACCCGCCTGCAGGATACCAGAGCCCCTTCCAGGAGAAACTGCAATGGTATATACAAATAGTCATAGTTACatacaaatacatttataaatagttCCCGAACCTTCCCAGCAATTCTTCCACCCGAAAAGGATAAGTGGTATATTTGTTACATCTAAAGACACGTAAGTTTCCCTTAAATTATGGTATCTATTTGTAAACAATATAGAATAATCTGAGGAAATGGTATTTGTTGGCTGAAAGAATAGTTTACACAACTGAATTCAAACACGAAAAGCCCTGGAGAAAGATAAAGGTGGAGTCAACATTATCAACAAACTTTCTGGACGTGTGAGCCCTTAGTGAGGCCTAGGCTATGGAAACTGTTATGCAATCATCACAggtataaaaaattcaaaaatctttAATGTTGTGGTCTTTTCCAatgatttctttactttctttctttttttttttttagagaaaagtcACTCCTCACAATCTTTTCACCTTGCGAATAACAGTAAGTATCAAGTTTTATGCCTTTCAACATTCTGACTCCTTGGTTCATCAGAAAATAGACAATAAGTACAAGGGTACTACTTTACACTGTGGCATAACTTTCTGAATGGCACACTTAAGTCCCTGCTCAGGGACCACTCTGTTTATCCAGACAACAATGCCTAAATTCCTTTAACAGTATGAACAGGAATGTAGAAATTGGAATCTCTGATCCTGCAGATATGTTCTCAAGATCTTTTCTTGTCTTTGGACTTGAGCTTACTCATCATCGAAAGGATTAGATGTCCCTGCAGCCATAGCTAATTCAGTCTCCAACTATTTGCAAATCTCATTTACAAAGTTTCAAGACACCACATGTATTTTTGTTTGCCTTCCTACTCTATGTATTCCCTTTCAACCCATATCCAATTTTATgtcaattttaatgtaaattcatGATTAAATCATTTCAGATTGAATTTTACTTTATTCCCTAGAAAATAGAGACATCTTTGCCGAAGCCCTAAAGCTTCAGGAATCTGAGGAGAAAGTAAAGTATCTCCAAAAGGTATGCCAATATTTCAGAAGGTCATCTGATTGTCATTGTTTCTAAATAACCTTGATTTTTTAAACACATGTATATAAAAAAATCTGCTACTTCTAATGCATTAGCTTGAGCAAATTAAGGAAAACCTTAATtagaattttaattgaaaattaagAAGTTCTGTTCAACTTTGGCTAGTGTCAATCTCAGCAAAAGTCCAGGAATATACAGGAACAACAGAAccagagagaaatggaaatagGTAGAGTCACATACTTTCCATCCAGTAAGATGCCCAACTTTATACAGCATTCTAAGAACAGAAATGGCATaagaggctaggtgcagtggctcacacctacaattccagtgctttgggaagccaaggcaggaggatccctttgaggccaggaattcaagacgagcctggtcTACATAGTAAAacctctatctctacaaaaaaattttttaattttccagccctgctggtacatacctgtagtcgaagctacttgggagactgaggaagaaagATCGTTTGGGTCCAGaaatttgaagctgcagtgagctatgatctcaccactgcactctagcctgggcagcagagtgaaacactgttaaaaataaataaataaataaaaagaacaggaaaaataaaatagaatcgaTGGTCTTAATAGGTCAAAATTAAATGATCAGAAGAATGAGTCTGTCATCTAGACCTGTTTTGACTAAAGGCCGAAATTAAACACATTGGTGTGTCAAATCAGCTGAGCACACATCTCTTTTTGGCAACATCCTTTGTTTGCTTTTCATGATACAAGCATAGCCTTTAACTCAGCAATTAATACAGTGAtttatagaaacattttatttgattaatGGATAAATTATATTCCTGTTAACTTTTCTTATACTGTAAAAGCAAAGATAGAGAATTCTTTTGGGCCTAATATCTTTAATCATTGGACATATTGGCAAACTCTGAGTTATCAGGAATTCTACATAAATTGCAGAACAATGCATTTGAGTTTGTTGATCACATTAATTCACTTTGTGGAATACTGATGATTCCCTCAAACAAATTAGGTAATTAGAAACAGtcagcattttcttctctctttagaATATTATGTACTGTATATTTATATCCAGACTTTATAGGGAGGGGAAAGGCCTAATTTTCAGtgaattaaaaatcattaaaagtcAACTTCAGTACTTTTggagtttaattttcattttatttcattttaggaaaGGATTAGAAATAAAAGGTTAAAGACAAACTATTATCCATTTTTATCAGCTTTTGtcaaaaaataagacaatatgATGTGAATTAGCAGTGGAGAGGCTAtgctaatggatactaggctaaTAATCCTAGAACTGGTTTCCTTGCCTTGGCTCCTTCTGTGAACTTACATTAATTACtcaattccacaaatatttattgagaacctgcAAGTACTGTACTAGCTGCTGGggatttaaagataaaatgtggTCCCTGATCTCAAGGAGTTTACAATCCAGTGGAGGAAACACCCAATTAAAGTCAATAATTATGGCATATTATAACATCATCATAGATGTATGCATATAATATTATGAGACACATTCAGGGACATCAAAATCAAGTGTAACAAATAAAGAAACTTTCTGAAAGGTGCTGGGTTTTGAAGGATTTGAAGAATGTGCACAGCAAGCCCTCACAGCATATTAATTGTCttcctaaaatacaaatatgattaTGCTAGCCCTCCTACCTTTTTTTGCCGCATGGCTGCCCATTTCCTATTACAAGATCAAGGCCAAACTCCTTAGCATGTTTAAATTCCTTTCCAATACAACCCTAACCTGTCCTCTCCCACGACTCTCCCCACTTCTGCCTATGCTCTCAGCCCAACTCTGTATGGTTGGATCTCAAGCATGTAGCCCAAGGAACACTCTTTACTCCTTTACATATATGCTTGCAAAGTGATGAACAggaaaagtatatttttgttaCACCTAAACTTGCACAGTATCTGCCAGGTTGTACCTTAAGCCTAATGGCCATGAATTGCAATATAGAAGATGATTCCATTTGTTGAGAGTAGAAGACAAAAGAGGCCTAACAAAACTGTAAGGCATTGGGGAAGAAAGTTACTGAAACTGTGCCTTCGTAGTATATAGGGAAATTTTGTCAGTACTATCTAATACAGTTCAATTCTAAAAATGCCAAAGTACAAAAGGGCAACCAAGAGAATCCTGCAATAACGAATGCTCTCATAGATATCCTGAGATAATATAATGTGATATTCATAACAACtaattattaaatgtatattaggTACTATACACTAAACTAAGCAACTGACATACATCAATGCATATGCTCCTCAAAATAGTCCATTATGATTATCACCATGTGGCCAAACAAGGCCTAAATGATTTTCCAATGTCCCCACaactggtaagtggcagagaAGATTCAAAGCCTGGAATCTTAACTCCAAAGTCCATGAAATTCATCCCATAATAGACTCATTGTATTATAATGATTGCTGACGATGGCATGGTTCAGGTATGCTGCCAAATATTCTAAAACACAAAGCTATGGTATGAATACAAATGTGAGAAACACTGTTTCCAGCCCTGGAACTATAAGCTGGTTCTTCATTCTGCAGTGCACTTTCATGTATCTACCTGAAATGCTCTTCCCTATTTACCTTCAAGGCCAGCTTCTGTGAAGCCTTCTCAGGGGTTACCCAGAGCCTAGCAGAATGAATAGATCTCTTCTCTGTGCTCCCATGGCAAGTCACATATCCTCTTTCATAGTATTTGTGGTTTCTGATCTGTATTGTAGATAATTGTGtatgtttctctctttcctgctagATTATAGGCACCATAGCGTAGTAGATTTTGGAGACCACAAGATAGGTTTGGAAGCCTAACTCTGCCTCTTACTATTTGTGTCACTTTGAGCAATTGATTTAACTCCTGGGATGCTCAGCTTCCTCACGTATAAAAggtgaaatgatattttaaaaaatatccaccTCATAGAGTTGATGTAAGTAAGGTATACGAAGCTCCTGGCCACAGTTTACCAACAACAAACGACCTCTATAAGGTCAGGGGTCATGTCTTATTTGCTTAACCTAGTGCCTTTTTGGTTATAAAACTCAACAAATCTTTgttaattgaataaatgaatgcataattaaatgaattaaagagcAAATGAATCCCCTATGTATCgatatttcaattttgtttagcCTTTTTCACATAGACTCATCTGGCAAATTTTTCTGGGCTGATAATCTTTGCAAGAATACTCCCAAAATCTAATCTGTTAGCACATCACCTCTCTTCTTAGTTTTGCTTTATCTCATGGGTTATGGATATAATGGGAGGAAACGTAACTTCCTGTAATTATTGAAGCAGAATTGGTTTTGGATACCACTTTTTTTCTAAGTCCATAATACTGTCTCTGCATTGCCGCCGCCACTGACATTGCCACCACCGTTCTAGAATTTTAAGCTTGATATTAGAAAATAGATGGGGGGAGGGTATCTTCTAAactaagaaaacatttacaatgaTTTATTTAAGGGAATCTTCTACATGTTTTGAACatatacatgttaaatatatatgtttttaacatGTTGATAAGTAAATTCCACGTATAACTTTCATCTTAAATTGGGAAAAACATCACCCATAAATTCTCTTTAAGGTTTCTTCCACTTTCtccttaaaattaatgaaaatatagaaGTTAATTGTCATCTCTCCTGAAAGCGCCTTTATAACCCTCTCTCCCCAACAGAAACTGATTTTTCAGTTGTTAGTTTTTTACACTTTAATATTATTctccattttgaaatattttccaggtACACGTTATAACAAATGCTTTTGGTTAGTGGTCAAAATGCTATTAATGACAACTATTATTTCTGTGATGGATATCCATGGCAGGAAATCAAAAACAATTGAGTCTGTCAAGATTAAATGGCTTACTATGTCCATAAAGGAAAACTCACAGCACTATACTGGGCCATTATTCTTCCTCTGAGAGTTCTAAAGTAGTCTGGAAACATTATAATAAGTGGACAGTCAGCTAATTCTTTGAAATCATAAAACTAATTTGCTTTTTAGTTTCGCCACCTTTAAGAAAGCTCTTTAGCTGATTATCCCTTTatgaaaagaattataaataattcatttgctgggagaaggaaggagaggtcAGAGCATTATTTGAAGGCATATATGTAGATGACAGATTTGGAAATGATCTGTAATCAAAGCTTTAACATGAAAGAATATAAACCAAAGGTTTTTACAGGGAAATATGCAATCTGCAGAACAACATCCCAGGTATGTTCCTTATTTGGGAATGGGGTTTTAATCTTTTCTATTATACATTCTATATAACCAGTAATGTCCATAGTGCAAGTCTTCCTCAAAAGTTTGTTATATGACACTTCCTCGAACCAGAAGCAAGTCATGCTATGATGAGAACATTACAGTAGTCCTCCTTCCTATGATTTTACTTTCctcagtttcagttacctgcagtcaaccatgattcaaaaatattaaatgaaaaattcctgaaataaacaattcataaattttaaattgctcGCCATTCTGAGTAGTGTGGTGAAATCTTGTACCAACCTGCTCGGGATATGAATCATACTTTTGTCCAGTGGATCCATGCTGTGGACACTACATGCCTGCTAGTGACTTAGTAGCCAAGAGAGAGAaatcacattcacataacttttattagagTATATTGTTATGTGCTCTATTTATTATTAGTCTTACTGTATCTAAcgtataaattaaactttatcataggtagtATATATAAGGGAAAGCATAGTATATATAGGATTCGATACTCTCCGCAGTTGCAGGCAACCACTGAGGGTCTTGGAACTTCATCTATCACCATTGCCCCTTAAATGAAATTCATACTATAGCCATTTTGAACCACTTGTAGTTCCAAGaaccgcccccccacccccgccgccaaggtgtttcattcttctataacattgaatctatagttTCTTCTGCCTCAAAACGGCTTTCTCCCATTCCTTCCCATTTAGCTAATACCTACTTGAATTGCACTGTAATCTGtattctcagaagaaaaaaaaccttagaacTTCAAAAGGTTGTATTTTTAGACACTGATCATGAAAGTGGAAAACTTTTTAACATGATCAACTGTTGGATTATCACTTTCAAAGTAGTGAAGATGATACTTTGAATCATTGTGAGTCAACTTCAGagaaccaaagcaaaaatgtagGGAATTTCCTCAGCATCATTGCCAAGATGCTCAGATAAAAGAAAATCCTCTTTTGTGTCAAAATGATAGGGATTGGCTTCTTAGACAAACCTAAAATTTCCCAGTATTACctggcttttagtttttctttctcaccctaatataatatttataaaaattcctTTTCCTCCATAAAAGGAATACCAATAGGAAGTGGTGGATTTCCCCTTCACCAATAAAAGATGTTTAGTCGTTTAAATTCTTGTTCTCTTCCTAATTTGGCAAAGCACTCAAGTAGCAGAGTCATAAAAACAGACTGTGCAATACAGTAACAAGCAAATATTTTGATAGCAAATGATAATTAAAAGATTGTAGTAATATACAAATGTTTTATGCTTTTATATCATCCATAAGTACCACTTTGTTTTCAAAAGTTATTCAATGCTGGGGAACATTTTCAGTTGACACATAAGGTTCCCCTCTAAATCTTCTTTAGTAACATCTACAGCGTGTAAAATCATAATTGGGAGAGGAATGTGATTTGGGATCAAATAGCTGAATTCAGCTACTCTGGGCACATTGCCTctggggtagccctgctctgcaagaagtagtaaaaaaaatattactgaatTAATTTGCCTCATATAGACCTACCCTCAGAGTTCCACAGGGACATGTCCCAAATgcatctcttcctctttttccagaGATCTGTGTATTATATCTTCTATGTCTTTCACcttaagaacaaaatgaaaacactttAAATGCTGAGATAATATTGGGCAATGATCCACATTCATTATCTGCTTATAAAGGGTAATTAAATGAAACTActaaatgcaaaatgaaacaaaaaaggatcatgtacctttttccttttttaaattaatgcagAACTATCAATTTGGTTCCAGTTACATGAATCCTTATTGTTCAAATTAGTAAACACTTTATAAGCAGCAGGGCAAATCAAATCGTGAGTTTATTGAAGAACTGGAATGATTCTGTGGATCGGGTAACTCAGAAAATAAGCATGGCACACCTGAAATTAAAGCCACTATCAACCATTGTACTTTGCCTCTATCTAAGGCAAGATGAAAACGTTCTTAGACAATTATAAGAGAGCCAGATAATAAATGATTGATGTATCTATATTTACTTCACTTTATCATTTTCTGTGATAATGTATTCTAGTCACATAAAGTGTGGTCAAGAAAGCCTCACAGCTCGAGATGATACAGTCATTTGTCTAGTTGACTCTTGAAATTGAACAGTTCCCAAGTCACTGTATTGCCAATATAGATCTTCATTATTCATGGATTCCTTATTTGCAAATTTGCCTACTAGCTACAGTTTATTTACAACCCCAAAATCAATACTCATGGCACTTTCATGGTCATTTGCAGACATGTGGaaagtggttttttaaaaaaatggaattgcTCAGCACACACATTTGCAGCTGAGGCTGAACAAGGTGGGGCTTTGCCTTTGTGTTTCACTCCCATAACTCCAAACAAGAGTCTTTTTGCTATTCAGTGCTAagtcttcactttttttcttttttttttttgctcttttttggtGACTTTGCTGTTTAAAATAGCTTGAAGTTCCTAAGTGCAAGAAGGTTATGATGTGCCTTATGgataaaatatatgcattagATAAGCTTTGTTCAGGCATGAGTTAGAGTGCTATTACCATGAGTTCAATATTGATAAATCAACAgtatattttaagatttctttaaacataaagacacatgaaaGAAGGTTATGTATTGTTCCATTGATGAAACGATATGACCAGCGGCTGGCAGGACCCTAGGAGCAATGGGTTTAGTATTCTCTGATTCAGTGTTTGTGGTGACATTCTGGAATATAACTATGACAAACAATGAGAATCAACTGTACTCCTAAAACTGGTTGAATCATAGTTTAAAATACCAAGACTTTCACCATCTGCCTCCTGCCATACCTCCCAGCCTCATCTACCCACCATTTCCCTTAAGTGCAATTCATATTAAGCTATTTTGAACTACTTGTACTTCCAAGAACTCACCAAGGTATTCTGTGACATTAAACCTACAGTTTCTTCTGCCTGAAAATGCCTTTCTCCCATTTCTTCCCACTTATCTAATACCTACTTGTATTGAACTGTAAATAGTTCAGTGGTCATAGTCAAGCCTTTTCTCACCCTCACCTATTGATATAATGCCTCTTTCTTTAGTCTGATATAAATGCCTCTTCCTTTAATTCTCTAGGACCCTGGGCATTGCCTGTCATCATCCTCGTTATATAGTACTGTGGTATAGTTGATCTGTTTCTCCTGTAGGTTCCAAGTTCCTTAAGGTGATGGATCATGGCTTTTTTGACATTATAATCACAGGGGCTTACAAATAGGTGATCTCCTGACCTACCAAATAAAtgttatgaatgaataaatggataatatAACTTGTCTGGACTAGGATTCTGTATGATACCCCAATTCCTTGAGTTAGATGTCATATGAAGTATTCATTTAATAGGAAAACAGGCAAGAATCATATTAGCCAAGACCCAGAGGCCTCACAGACTCATGGATACTGAACAGACATGTAGTCAGTTGAGCAAAAGGATGTGGGAGCAATAGACAAGAGTGGAAGTACATTGTTCTCTGTAGGTCACAGAAGAAAGTCACAGTAGATGAGTAGAGCATTGCACGTTCTCCAAAGGAAgtgattcaaaaaaaaattaatagaagttTAAAAACATATGCCAAGGTTTAACAGCATGTAAGAGAAACCCTGCCATGGGAATTGAAATGTAGAGCCGGGAGTGGAAAATAGGGCAGAACCCCCTGTCCCTGAGAATCTGAAATGCTAGACAAGAAATTGAGACTAGGAGTTGGACACAGGGCACAAGACAATATTCCATGTACCAGAACTCTGGTGCAAAACAGAGGCCTgtcaaaaaaaagtgggggagagAAAGCAAAGTCCTAGAAGCATATACCCTTCCCCCAACTCCAATCATATTGCTAAATGTTTGTGCCATTCCTTACTGCCATACCCAGAAAACCCAGAAAGTTTTAAACCCTCAATATAGGAGACAAATTGACCTATGATTATTTTGACTTTCTTGGCcaagtcaaaaaaaaattcaaaaatcaatttacaAACAGTTGATTCTATTATTGATATAAGCTTTGATaaatagctttttaaagaaaatgtcctttttttttggagacagggtctcattctttcacccagagtggagtacagtggcaccatcatggctcactgccgcctcgaCTTTCCCAGGTTTAGGTGAatctctcaccccagcctcccaagtttctgggactgcaggtgcataccaccacacccagctaaactttttgtattttatgtagaggcaggattttgccatgttggccaggctggtcttgaactcctgagctcaagctattcGCCCaccttgcctctcaaagtgctgggattataggcatgacccaccacatgGGGCAGGAAAATGTAGATATTTTCATTGTAACAATAATTTagtactttgttttaaaaaaactgaaagttATTTAAGATAGGGTATCTAAACTTTGaaacttttattataaaagacaTATTTTTAGAGCActgaataactaaaaatagaaaaagatagttCTTAACTGTggttacattttatatatttctttgcaTTCTCTGGAGTTTCTGGTCTTATATGCTACCAATAGATAAGATAGATGGTAGTATAAGTATAGATATTAGTCTGTATGTGTGAGGTTGGATTGGACATTAAGTTTCACTCCAGACATGCGGGCGCCCTGCACTGAAATCATGGAGCCAAACTGAACTTTATAGAATGTTGGCCAGAAGCAACTGAAAACTCTGTAGGCTTCAAAAGAAATCTAGGCAAGTTAGAGGTCAACGCTGAAAAGCCAATGTCAAGTTCAAGCAGGAAAGGCCAAGCAAAGCCATAAACAGTAAAATGAATCATGGACCCAAAAGATGGGAGAATTTTATTTGGAAGAATTGTGCaagattcattcagcaaatatttattgagcacgtctatgtgcctggcactgtgctaggcactggagtacaaaaatgaacaacaaccaaaaaaaaaaaaaaaaaaaaaaaaaaaaacatgttttaacccatttcccatttagaaaaaaaaagtgcagctcgCTGCCAGCAGTGTTCTTGGGGCAAATAGGAAATGGGTTAAAGATACAAACTCTGCCCTTGTCTGAAATTTGGAGTCTAATCAGGGAgagaaatatttctgaaagaattgCATTGATAGGAGATGTTAGAAGAATGTTAGAAGAATTTATAGGGTGGTATTGATCTAATCAAAGGAATCGAGGAGGATTTCTACACGGATTAACCAGACTGAGATTTGAAGGAAGAGTGGGCATTAACCAGGTCAGAAGGAGGGGGTGAAGGGAACATTGGAAGATCATTCCAGGCAGCAAAAACAGCATATGCAAAGACCCTGTGCTGGGAACAGGCACCATGCAAATCAAAAGCTGAATGGCTAATGTGGTCACATGGGAGGAAGGTTAGGTGCCAGTAAGAACAGTTAAGAAGCTACTGAAGGGTTTAAATTAGGGGATGAGAATATCAGATTTGCTTAAGGAAGATCAGCAGACTGTAATATGGAGGATGTATAGAAAGTGGGCAGTGCAGAAGTGGGAAAAACATCAAGTGGGAGGTGATTCGATGTGAATTAGGATCACACAGGTAGATGAGAAAGATGAGATAGACTGAAGGGATAGTTAGGAAGTAAAATAACTAGTATTTAGGGTTATATACTGGATATGGGAGGTGAGGCAGCAAAGTATCCAAGATAACTCAGTTTTCTGGCTTGCGTAACAGGACGAATCATGTCATTCTGAAACAAGGAACATTAGATGAAGAACAGGTTTTGAGGGTTTGTGGGAGAGGGGCTACAAGTTTAGTTTAGACTTACCTAGTTTGAGATGCCTTTGAGATAAGCAGGTTAGCTGTCAGATAGGCCTGTGAATATATGGGCTAGAAACTCAAAGAAGTATGAGCCAGAGATGAAGTTTGAGGTCATCTGTGTGGGAAATCCCTAACCTCTCCTTCTTAAGTACTTATGGGCATGAAAGGAAAGACATAACCAAAAGATGAAGTCAGTCTCATTCACCCACTCATCATATCTGTATAACCAGCAACAATGAAAACCTTCAAGACTCAGTA
It contains:
- the HOATZ gene encoding cilia- and flagella-associated protein HOATZ; the encoded protein is METGPGEEPSGQKESQEICSPGLLVFAGSSEQDANLAKQFWISASMYPPSESQLMLRRDSSQRLPVARPRRSRVSEKSHSSQSFHLANNKNRDIFAEALKLQESEEKVKYLQKAKTREEILQLLRKQREERLSKELISLPYKPKAKEHKAKKVVSESDKKDQEEVKALD